Below is a genomic region from Lentimicrobium sp. L6.
GAAGGCTACTCCTGAGCCTAAATACTCATTCTCACCAGGAACACCTAATTTTCTCCAACTGGCTCCTGTGGCAATAATTAAAGCAGGTGCAGCAAACTTCTCGCCCAAGGAAGTATGAAGGTATTTCTTGCCATCTATAATTTCAGTGGATTCAATTCTTCTGTTTTCAAAAATATCTATTGGATAATCCTGGAGATGTTTCATCAGGTTGGCAGTGAGCTCTTTTCCTGTGGTTTTGGGAACAGAAATCAAGTTTTCTATACCAACGGTCTCAGCCACTTGTCCACCCACTTTCTCTGCTACCACAGCCACTGAGAATCCTTTTCTTGCTGAATAAATAGCAGCTGCTGCTCCTGCAGGCCCTCCTCCGGCAATCACCACATCGTACTCTTTGGTTTCTGTACTGGCTAAAAATTCAGAGCCTACCAGTTTTTCCAATTTATCTATTAATTCGCCCAATGAGGAGCGCCCAATATGCAAGACTTCACCATTGGCATAAACAGTGGGCACAGCTTGGATATTCAGTTTCTCTATTTCCTTTTGGTAGAGAGCCCCATCTATAATTTCATGTCGTACATTAGGATTTAAAATACTGATGACATTTAATGCTTTCACCACTTCAGGGCAATTGGTACAAGTGAGACTGATATAGCTTTTAATTTCTATTTTCCCCTTCAGGTTTTTTATTCTTTGACTAAGGGTTTCATCGGGTAGGTTTTTCCCAATGCCATCTAGATTAAGAATAGCTGCCAAAAGGCTAGAAAACTCATGCCCAGTAGGAATGGCTTTAAAAACAATATTGGTCGGCTCAGAATTTTTCAAAATTTCAAAAGAAAACCCCTCCTGAGTTTCAGTTTCCACCTTTATTTTAGAAGAACAAGATGCCACATCTTTGAGGAGCGCTGTCAGTTCGTCTCTTTTAGAATGGTTTTCAGAAGCTTGAATTTTGAATGTGTATTCGTTCTTAAGTTCAGCAAATATGCCTGTAACTTGTTGTTTTATATTTTGATCCAGCATGGCTTTGGGTTTTTAGTGAATACTTCTACTTGGTTTGAAATGAAGGAGGTTTTGACAATAGCCTCCCCCATCATTCTTGTGTTTAAGGTGATTTATATAACTCCCACTAAATCGATACCTGGTTTTAGGGTTGCTTTACCTTCTTCCCACTTTGCAGGACATACTTCTGAAGGATTAGCTTCTATAAACTGTAAAGCTTTTAGCTTTCTTAATAATTCATCGGCATTCCTACCTACGTTTCCGGCTACTACTTCATAGGCTACAATTTCACCAGCTGGGTTTACTATAAATGTTCCTCTTTCTGCCAATCCTGCTTCTTCAATCATGACATTGAATCCACGGCTTAAAACACCAGTAGGATCGGCTAGCATTGGGTATTTAATTTTTTTGATGGTATCTGAAGTATCGTGCCATGCTTTGTGTACAAAATGAGTATCGGTAGATACAGAGTATATCTCAGCACCAGTAGCCTTAAACTCATCATACTTGTTGGCTAAATCTTCTAACTCTGTTGGGCAAACAAAAGTAAAATCGGCTGGGTAAAAGAAAAATACGGACCATTTTCCAAGTACATCCTCTTTACTTACTGTTTTAAAATCGTTATTAATAAATGCTTCTACTTTAAAATCTACAATCTGTTTTCCAATCTGTGACATAATTTTTATTTTTATATTATTTTTAATTTGAATTTTCTGATGGCAAAACTACAGGCAAAACAAACATCAGTCAAATCAATATTATTTATATTATAATAGATTTTTTCTATATTGTATAACAATATAAAGAAGAGCAAATTGCCAAGGAAGAATATCCAGGTACTCCAATAAAAATGATGAGGATCTCTAAGGTTTCTTTTGCAATTCAGCGACACAATGACTATTTTTGATTCTTCAAACCTCTTTTAAGACAAATAAAATGAGAATTACACATATTGCCATTTTCCTGATAAGCTTTTTTAGCCTACAAGCACAGGATTACTCTTCTTCTTCTCCTTGGCATATTCAAGCTAAAGACTTCGATGCTCAAAATTATTATGGCATTACTTTGGCCAATGGTATGGTAGGCTTGGTATCTTCTCCAGAACCTATGAAAATTGCAGATGTAGTTCTCAATGGCGTATATGATGAGTATGAGAGAGGTAGAGTGAGCAATATCCTCAAAACCTTTAGCCATATGAATTTAGACCTAGAGATTAATGGTCAGCATACCAATAGGCACAGTATTGATAATTTCAGTCAGACATTGGATATGAAAACGGCTACATTAGTCACAGAATTCACCTTTCAAAATAAAGCCAGTATACATCACGAACTTTTGTCGCTTCGCAATCTACCTTATTGTGCTTTGAGCATCATTACTGTATCAGCCAATGAAGACATTGAAATTACAGCCATCAACAATATCATAAGTCCAAATCATCTCTCTGATAATAGAAATTATTACTCTGAAATTGATAGACCTCATGCCCAAATACCTTTGTTAACATCAGAGGCTTATAGTCCAGGAGGAAAAACCTTGAGTGCCTCCACTTCTTTTATCTTCCCCGAAGAAAGTATAAAACCTGCAAGAATCATCCATCAAGATTGGGATTATAACAAACATTCCATGAAGTTTAAAACCCAAATTAAAGCTGGTGACACATACACTTTTGCTATTATTGGAAGTAGTTTAAGCTCTGTTCATAATAATGACCCTAGAAACGAAGTGGAAAGGTTGAGTATTTATGCTAATTTGGAAGGGATAGACAGACTCAAATCGGCACATATTAAAGCTTGGGAAAAACTTTGGGAAAGTGATATCATTATAGATGGAGATTTAGAATCGCAGAGAGACATTCGTTCTGCTCTTTACCACTTATACTCATTTGCTCGTAAGGGCAGCGCCCTCTCTATTTCTCCCATGGGATTATCAGGATTGGGTTATAATGGTCATGTTTTTTGGGATACTGAAATTTGGATGTACCCTCCTCTATTACTAACTCAACCAGACATTGCTCGTTCACTTTTGGAGTATAGATTCAATAGATTAGAAGCAGCCAAAGAAAATGCTTTTGCTCATGGATTTGATGGCGCTATGTTTCCTTGGGAATCAGCTGAGGATGGCTCAGAAGAAACACCGGTATGGGCTTTAACAGGTCCTTTTCAACAACACATTACGGCTGATATAGGCTGGGCTTTTTGGAAGTATTACGAGTTAAGTCAGGATAAAGAGTGGCTAAGAACTAGAGGATATCCAGTTTTAAAAGAAGTGGCTGCATTTTGGATGAGTAGAGTGGAAAGAAAAAGTCCAAATCGTTATGAAATTAATAATGTAATTGGTGCAAATGAATACCAAGAGAACATCAACAATAATGCTTTCACCAATGGAATGGTAACAACAGTGTTGGAATATTGTGCTCTAGCTGCTGAGGAATTAGGTCAGGAAGCAAATCCTGAATGGCGACAAGTGGCTGCAAATATCCCCATCCTAAAATTTGAGGATGGTACTACGAGAGAGAACGAGACTTATGATGGTGAAATCATAAAACAAGCCGATGTAAACCTGCTTGCCTTCCCCTTAAGTATTATCGATGATGAAGAAAGTATTCGTAAAGACTTGAACTATTATGAACCTAAGCTTTCTCCAAGAGGTCCTGCAATGGGAAGTGCCATTCTATCCGTAATTTATTCTAGACTGGGAGAAGCCGACAAAGCTTTTGATTTATTTAAAAAGAGCTATAAAAACAATGAAGTAGCTCCTTTTTCTGTATTAGCGGAAACAGCAAATGGTACAAATCCATATTTTGCTACTGGTGCAGGAGGAATGCTTCAGGCAGTATTATTTGGTTTTGGTGGATTAGAAATTAATGAAAAAGGTATTCAACAATTGAACACTAAACTTCCTAAGGGGTGGAAGTCAATTAAGATGACAGGAATAGGGCTAGAAAAAGAAACATACACCAAATAAACTAAAGATTTAGAACCTCCTTATTTTGAGAGGTTTTAAATAGACCATATTCTTTTTTCAATATTAATAAAGTCACTAATATTGGCGCTTCAAATATTCTTAGAACAACATGAGTAACTTTTTTCACATCTTAGGTCAAATCCTAACACTAATAGGCTCTTTGGGACTCTTTCTTTATGGGATGAAATTGATGAGCGAGGCTCTTCAGAAGGTAGCTGGTAGCAAAATGCGCCAAATTCTGGCCGCTATGACTAGTAACCCTTTAAAAGGAGCTTTTACTGGTTTCTTGGTTACCACAACCATTCAGTCTTCATCTGCAACTACCGTAATGATTGTGAGCTTTGTAAACGCAGGTTTAATTTCTTTGGTAGCTTCGGTAGGAGTAATTATGGGGGCAAATATTGGAACTACAGTAACCGCATGGCTTATAGCCATCTTGGGCTTTAAAGTAAGTTTAAGTTTCTTATCACTTCCTTTGATTGGTATTAGTTTCCCTCTATTCTTTTCGAAAAATAGCACCAGAAAATCTTGGGGAGAATTTATTATTGGTTTCGCTATTCTATTTATTGGACTTCAGTTTTTGAAAGAGAACGTTCCTGGCATTGACAATGCAGAAACCTTAAGTTTCTTATCAAGCCTAACAGATATGGGCTTTATATCCACATTGATATTTGTAATGGTGGGAACCATATTAACGGTTATTATCCAATCTTCCAGTGCCACCATGGCCCTTACTTTGGTGATGTGTTATAATGGACTGATTACCTTTGAAATGGCAGCAGCTATGGTTTTAGGGGAAAACATTGGAACAACCATTACGGCAAATATTGCAGCCTATGTGGCCAATGTATCAGCAAAACGCGCAGCACGAGCTCACCTCATCTTTAATATATTTGGAGTAGTTTGGATGCTCATTGTATTCCATCCATTCTTAAGAGGAATAGATTGGTTTTTACAAGAACGCCATGGTGCATCACTATTAAATACCAACCTATCTGTTACCGATTTCGATAGCATCAAATGGTTATACCCAATTGGCCTAGCTGTTTTTCATACCAGCTTTAATATCATCAATACAGCTGCCTTACTGGGCTTTGCTCCTTTTATTGCTAAAGTTGCAACCAGAATGGTCCCTGACAAAGGTGAGGATGATGAGGAATTCAGATTACAGTTTATTAGTACTAGCTTTGTTTCCACTAGTGAAATTGCATTGGTTCAAGCACGTCAAGAAATTGCAAGCTTTGCCATTCGTTTAGAAAAAATGTTTGGTTTTATTAAAAAGCTTAGTACAGAAGAGCACAACAAAAAATACTATAAAACCCTCGCTAAGATTGAGAAATACGAAGACATTACAGATAATATGGAAGTTGAAATTGCCAATTATCTAACCAAAGTTTCTGAAGGTGAAATCAGTCATGAAAGTTCTAAGAAAATCAGAACCATGTTGAAAATGATTGATGATATGGAAAGCGTTGGAGATGCTATTTATCAATTGTCTTTAGTTTTCGATAATTATAAACAGAGTAAATCTCAGTTTACCGACTATCAAATTGCTTCACTTAATGGAATGTTTGAATTGATAGACCGTGCCTTTGAAGAAATGCGTAGGAACCTAGATCAGGAATATAAAGACGCCGATACTTCTGGAGCTACTGAAATTGAAAAGAAGATCAACAAGAAACGTAATATGTTACGCAAGCAACATGTTGAAGATTTAAAAGAAAAGAAATACAAGCACAAAACGGGAACTTTCTATAGCGATATGTTCTCCATCACAGAAAAGATTGGAGATTATATCATTAACGTGAGTGAAGCTATTGAAGAATACCAAGAAAACGATTAATTATGAGTGTTAAGCAAGATTTATTAGATAGAAGTGGCAACACCTGCGAGCTCTGTGGATCCACAGAGAATCCTGGGTTTTATAACCTTCCTCCGGCTTTTACAGAGAGTATGGATGAAAGTGTAGTGGTTTGCCCTACATGCAAAGGCCAAATTGAAGAACCAGAAACCATGGACGGAAACCATTGGCGTTGTTTAAATGACAGCATGTGGAGTACCGTTCCAGCGGTTCAAGCTATGGCATGGCGCATGCTGAATCGATTGAAAGATGAAGATTGGTCAGGCGATTTATTAGATATGTTATATTTAGATGATGCCACCCTTAAGTTTGCTCAAGCAGATGGGGATGGCACTGATGATGATAGTCCTAAACATAAAGATTGCAATGGTACCCTTTTAAAATCAGGCGATAGTGTAACGCTGATCAAAAACCTAGATGTAAAAGGAACCAGTATGACCGCCAAAAGAGGAACTTCTGTAAAAAGAATT
It encodes:
- the ahpF gene encoding alkyl hydroperoxide reductase subunit F, whose translation is MLDQNIKQQVTGIFAELKNEYTFKIQASENHSKRDELTALLKDVASCSSKIKVETETQEGFSFEILKNSEPTNIVFKAIPTGHEFSSLLAAILNLDGIGKNLPDETLSQRIKNLKGKIEIKSYISLTCTNCPEVVKALNVISILNPNVRHEIIDGALYQKEIEKLNIQAVPTVYANGEVLHIGRSSLGELIDKLEKLVGSEFLASTETKEYDVVIAGGGPAGAAAAIYSARKGFSVAVVAEKVGGQVAETVGIENLISVPKTTGKELTANLMKHLQDYPIDIFENRRIESTEIIDGKKYLHTSLGEKFAAPALIIATGASWRKLGVPGENEYLGSGVAFCTHCDGPFYKDKKVVVVGGGNSGLEAAIDLSSIATHVTVLEFLEDLKGDQILQDKLNEMPNVDIITNAASQSIDGDGQKVSALQYQDRTTKEVKTIDTDGVFVQIGLKSNSDVFKNIVDTNRFGEIEIDAHCRTSQAGVFAAGDVSIVPYKQIVIAMGEGSKAALSAFEDKIKNRLG
- a CDS encoding glycoside hydrolase family 65 protein yields the protein MRITHIAIFLISFFSLQAQDYSSSSPWHIQAKDFDAQNYYGITLANGMVGLVSSPEPMKIADVVLNGVYDEYERGRVSNILKTFSHMNLDLEINGQHTNRHSIDNFSQTLDMKTATLVTEFTFQNKASIHHELLSLRNLPYCALSIITVSANEDIEITAINNIISPNHLSDNRNYYSEIDRPHAQIPLLTSEAYSPGGKTLSASTSFIFPEESIKPARIIHQDWDYNKHSMKFKTQIKAGDTYTFAIIGSSLSSVHNNDPRNEVERLSIYANLEGIDRLKSAHIKAWEKLWESDIIIDGDLESQRDIRSALYHLYSFARKGSALSISPMGLSGLGYNGHVFWDTEIWMYPPLLLTQPDIARSLLEYRFNRLEAAKENAFAHGFDGAMFPWESAEDGSEETPVWALTGPFQQHITADIGWAFWKYYELSQDKEWLRTRGYPVLKEVAAFWMSRVERKSPNRYEINNVIGANEYQENINNNAFTNGMVTTVLEYCALAAEELGQEANPEWRQVAANIPILKFEDGTTRENETYDGEIIKQADVNLLAFPLSIIDDEESIRKDLNYYEPKLSPRGPAMGSAILSVIYSRLGEADKAFDLFKKSYKNNEVAPFSVLAETANGTNPYFATGAGGMLQAVLFGFGGLEINEKGIQQLNTKLPKGWKSIKMTGIGLEKETYTK
- the ahpC gene encoding alkyl hydroperoxide reductase subunit C; translated protein: MSQIGKQIVDFKVEAFINNDFKTVSKEDVLGKWSVFFFYPADFTFVCPTELEDLANKYDEFKATGAEIYSVSTDTHFVHKAWHDTSDTIKKIKYPMLADPTGVLSRGFNVMIEEAGLAERGTFIVNPAGEIVAYEVVAGNVGRNADELLRKLKALQFIEANPSEVCPAKWEEGKATLKPGIDLVGVI
- a CDS encoding Na/Pi cotransporter family protein produces the protein MSNFFHILGQILTLIGSLGLFLYGMKLMSEALQKVAGSKMRQILAAMTSNPLKGAFTGFLVTTTIQSSSATTVMIVSFVNAGLISLVASVGVIMGANIGTTVTAWLIAILGFKVSLSFLSLPLIGISFPLFFSKNSTRKSWGEFIIGFAILFIGLQFLKENVPGIDNAETLSFLSSLTDMGFISTLIFVMVGTILTVIIQSSSATMALTLVMCYNGLITFEMAAAMVLGENIGTTITANIAAYVANVSAKRAARAHLIFNIFGVVWMLIVFHPFLRGIDWFLQERHGASLLNTNLSVTDFDSIKWLYPIGLAVFHTSFNIINTAALLGFAPFIAKVATRMVPDKGEDDEEFRLQFISTSFVSTSEIALVQARQEIASFAIRLEKMFGFIKKLSTEEHNKKYYKTLAKIEKYEDITDNMEVEIANYLTKVSEGEISHESSKKIRTMLKMIDDMESVGDAIYQLSLVFDNYKQSKSQFTDYQIASLNGMFELIDRAFEEMRRNLDQEYKDADTSGATEIEKKINKKRNMLRKQHVEDLKEKKYKHKTGTFYSDMFSITEKIGDYIINVSEAIEEYQEND
- a CDS encoding alkylphosphonate utilization protein, translating into MSVKQDLLDRSGNTCELCGSTENPGFYNLPPAFTESMDESVVVCPTCKGQIEEPETMDGNHWRCLNDSMWSTVPAVQAMAWRMLNRLKDEDWSGDLLDMLYLDDATLKFAQADGDGTDDDSPKHKDCNGTLLKSGDSVTLIKNLDVKGTSMTAKRGTSVKRITLVDDNHEHIEGKVEGQNIVILTKFVKKTS